Part of the Rhizobiales bacterium NRL2 genome is shown below.
GACGAGGTGATCCTTTTCCGCCATGGTTCGGTCTCGCTTTCGTCCGATGACCACGCGACCATCCGCCGAATCGCGGAACAGGCGAAACGGACCAATGCGCGCATCCGGATCCAGGGACACGCTTCCAGCCGCACCGGCGAGATGGCGGTGGACAACCACCTGCTGGCCAATCTCAGGGTATCGGCCGCCCGCGCCGACGCCGTCGCCGACGCGCTGGCCCGGGAAGGCATCCCCTATGACCGCCTCTACATCGAGGCAAAGGGAGACAACGCCCCCATCTACAACGAAGCCATGCCCAGCGGCGAGGCTGGCAACCGCCGCGCCGAAATCTATCTCGAGTACTAACAGCCCTGGGTTTGCTCGCCGCGTCGCGGGCAACAACCCCGGCCCGCAAGAGTCCCGGTAGCACGTCATGCAAGTCGACTTTCATCTGATCAAGCGCCTGCCCCCCTATGTCTTCAACGAGGTCAACCGCCTGAAGGCGGAAGCGCGCGCCGCCGGCCGCGACATCATCGACTTCGGCATGGGCAATCCCGACCAGCCGACGCCCCGGCACATCGTCGACAAGCTGGTCGAGGCGTCCGCCAATCCGCGCACTCACCGCTACTCCGCCTCCAAGGGCATTCCCGGCCTACGGCGCGCGGTTTCCGCCTATTACGAACGCCGTTTCGGCGTCTCCGTCGATCCGGAGACCGAGACCATCGTGACCCTCGGCTCGAAGGAGGGGCTGGCCCATCTCGCCATGGCGATCACCACGCCCGGCGACACCATTCTGGCGCCGAACCCGTCCTATCCGATCCACCCCTACGGCTTCATCATCGCAGGGGCCGTGATCCGCCATTTCCCCGTGGGTCCGGAGTATGATTTCCTGGCCAGCCTGGAGCGCGCGATGAAGCACTGCGTGCCCACGCCCGAGGTGCTGGTACTCAACTTCCCGTCCAATCCGACCGCGATGGTGGTGGATCTCGATTTCTACCGGGAAGTGGTCGACTTCGCCCGGCGGCGCGGTCTCTACATCCTTTCCGATCTGGCCTATGCGGAGATCTACTTCGACGGCACGCCGCCGCCGTCCATCCTGCAGGTGCCCGGCGCGCGGGAGCGCGCCGTGGAGTTCACCTCCATGTCGAAGACCTACAGCATGCCCGGCTGGCGCGTTGGTTTCGCCACCGGCAACAAGGACCTGATCGCGGCGCTGACGCGCATCAAGTCCTATCTGGACTATGGCGCCTTCACGCCGGTCCAGGTCGCTGCGACGGCGGCGCTGAACGGTCCGCAGGACTGCGTCGACGAGATCCGCGATCTCTACCGCTCGCGCCGCGACGTGCTGATCAAAGGCTTTGCAGACGCCGGTTGGGACGTCCCCTCGCCGGCCGCAACCATGTTCGCCTGGGCGCCGATTCCGGAGCCTTATCGCAGCCTGGGCAGCCTGGAGTTCTCCAAGCTGCTGCTGGAGGAGGCCGAAGTCGCCGTCTCCCCCGGCGTCGGCTTCGGCGAGTATGGCGACGGTCATGTCCGCATCGCCCTGGTGGAGAACGAGCAGCGCATCAGACAGGCGGTCCGCAGCCTCAAGCGCTTCATGCAGTCAGGCGACGAGCCCCTGGAACGGCGTCAGCGCCAACTCGCCGCCGAATAGCCGCCAACAGACACAAGACCTGGAACCAGACGATTGACCAATGACTTGCGCATTGCCGTCGCCGGCGTCGGCACGGTCGGCAGCGGGCTGATCCGGCTGCTGGAGGAGAACGCGGACGTGATCGAGGGCCGCGCCGGACGGCCGCTCGTCGTCCGGGCCGTATCGGCGCGGAACCGCGGGCGCGACCGCGGCGTCGACATCGACCGCTTCGACTGGGAGGACAACCCCGCCGCCCTCGCCCGCCGCGACGATATCGACGTGGTCGTGGAGCTGATGGGCGGCTCGGACGGGCCAGCGCGGCATCTGGTCGAGACGGCGCTGCAGAACGGCAAGCCCGTGGTCACGGCCAACAAGGCCCTGATCGCCGAGCACGGCGCGGCGCTGGCGCGGCTGGCCGACGAGAAGGGCCTGCCCTTCGCCTACGAGGCCGCGGTGGCTGGCGGCATTCCCATCATCAAGGCGGTCCGCGAGGGTCTGTCGGCGAACCGGATCAGCCGCGTCTATGGCATTCTGAACGGCACCTGCAATTACATCCTGACGGAAATGCGCAATTCCGGCAGGGACTTCGACGATGTTCTGAAGGATGCGCAGGAACTCGGCTATGCCGAGGCCGACCCCACCTTCGACGTCGGCGGCGTGGACGCGGCCCACAAGCTGGCGATCCTGGCCTCGGTCTGCTTCGGCTCGGAGATCGACTTCGCTGCCGTCGGCATCGAAGGCATCCAGCGCATATCCTCGGTCGATATCGCCTATGCGGACGAGTTCGGCTACCGCATCAAGCTGCTGGGCGTCGCCGAGTGGATCGACGGACAGGTGGCGCAGCGGGTTCAGCCATGCCTTGTCCGGGCGGATACCCCGATCGCCAAGGTCGAGGGCGTCGACAACGCCATCGTGACGGAAGCGAATCACGTCGGCCGCACGATGTTCGAGGGCCCCGGCGCCGGGGCCGGGCCGACGGCCTCCGCCGTCGCCGCCGATCTGGTCGACATCGCCCGCCGGCGCAACACGCCGATGTTCGGCCTTCCGTCGCGCCGGTTGACCGCCGCGTCGGCCTATCCGCCAGAGAAGCGGCGCGGGCATTACTATATCCGCCTCAACGTGCTTGACCGGCCCGGCGTGATAGCGGATGTCTCGGCCGTGCTGCGGGACACGGAGATCTCGATCGAGCAGATGCTGCAGCGCGCCGATCACGACGATGGCGGCACCGCGCCCGTGGTCGTCATTACCCATGAGACGACGGAGGCGCGTATCATGGCGGCGCTGCAGCGAATCGAGGCGCTCGATTCCATCGTCGAGACGCCGCACCTGCTCAGGATCGAGAACTTCTGACCGCCGCGATCACGGTCTGAGGGAGCCGGAGGGAACCATGTCGAAGACCACCAAGCTGGACCGCAATCTGACGCTCGAGGCCGTCCGCGTGACCGAGGCGGGCGCCATTGCGTCCTTCGACTGGATCGGCATGGGCAACGAGAAGCAGGCCGACCAGGCGGCCGTCGACGCCATGCGCACGGCGCTCAACGGCATGGCGATCCGCGGCACCGTCGTCATCGGCGAAGGCGAGCGCGACGAGGCGCCGATGCTCTATATCGGC
Proteins encoded:
- a CDS encoding aminotransferase, translating into MQVDFHLIKRLPPYVFNEVNRLKAEARAAGRDIIDFGMGNPDQPTPRHIVDKLVEASANPRTHRYSASKGIPGLRRAVSAYYERRFGVSVDPETETIVTLGSKEGLAHLAMAITTPGDTILAPNPSYPIHPYGFIIAGAVIRHFPVGPEYDFLASLERAMKHCVPTPEVLVLNFPSNPTAMVVDLDFYREVVDFARRRGLYILSDLAYAEIYFDGTPPPSILQVPGARERAVEFTSMSKTYSMPGWRVGFATGNKDLIAALTRIKSYLDYGAFTPVQVAATAALNGPQDCVDEIRDLYRSRRDVLIKGFADAGWDVPSPAATMFAWAPIPEPYRSLGSLEFSKLLLEEAEVAVSPGVGFGEYGDGHVRIALVENEQRIRQAVRSLKRFMQSGDEPLERRQRQLAAE
- a CDS encoding homoserine dehydrogenase; the protein is MTNDLRIAVAGVGTVGSGLIRLLEENADVIEGRAGRPLVVRAVSARNRGRDRGVDIDRFDWEDNPAALARRDDIDVVVELMGGSDGPARHLVETALQNGKPVVTANKALIAEHGAALARLADEKGLPFAYEAAVAGGIPIIKAVREGLSANRISRVYGILNGTCNYILTEMRNSGRDFDDVLKDAQELGYAEADPTFDVGGVDAAHKLAILASVCFGSEIDFAAVGIEGIQRISSVDIAYADEFGYRIKLLGVAEWIDGQVAQRVQPCLVRADTPIAKVEGVDNAIVTEANHVGRTMFEGPGAGAGPTASAVAADLVDIARRRNTPMFGLPSRRLTAASAYPPEKRRGHYYIRLNVLDRPGVIADVSAVLRDTEISIEQMLQRADHDDGGTAPVVVITHETTEARIMAALQRIEALDSIVETPHLLRIENF